The sequence ATCGGATTCCGCCTTCCGCATCAGGCAGAACGGCCTGATCCCGACCACGTGGGAGTTCCGCAACCAGCAGACCTCGGGGCGGCTGAACGTCGGCATCGCGGGCGGGAATACCCCCTTCAAGATCGACAACACCGCGGCCAACAACCTGCTGCGGCTGGGTCGGAACGGCCGCCCGGACGAGGTCGTGGTGACCGGCACGCTGGTGGTCAACAACACCGACATGAACGTGCCCGACTACGTGTTCGAACCCGGCTACGACCTGCCGACGCTCGCGGAAATCGACGCCTTCATCGCGGACAACGGCCATCTGCCGGGCGTCCCCTCTGCGGCCGAAGTGGCTGGATCCGGGCTCGACATGACCCGGATGCAGATGGCGCAGCTCGAGAAGATCGAGGAACTGACCCTGCACACGATTTCGCAGGAAAACCGCATTGCGGCGCAGGAAGACCGGATCGCCGCGCAGGAAGACCGTATCGCGGAGCAGCAGGAGGAGATCGCCAGCTACCGCGAAACGCTTGCGGTGCTGGCCCGACGGCTCGACCGGATAGAGGCGGGCCAGTGATGGCTGATCCGCACGACCTGCATTTGCCGGGGGCCGATGTCACATCGGGTTCGGCGTCACGACATTTAACTGCCACTCGACACATCCTCCAACCCGGGATCCCGCAATGATTTCCTTTCAATACATCCGACACTTTCGATCCATTCCGTCGCTTGCCGTCGGTCTCGCCATGTCCGTGGGCGCCGCACAGGCGGATCAGGTCATCCCGGACGACCTGATCGTCGTGAGAGATCTCTGCGTCGGCTCGGCCCAGTGCGAGGACGGCGAAGCGTTTGGTAATACGGACCTGAAGATCAAGAGTTTCAGTCCGCAATTGCAGTTCTTCGACACCAGCATCGGCGCCCCCTCCTGGAGCATCCTGACCAATCGGGACAGCCTTCCCGGCTTCACGATCCAGCATGATGACAGCGGGCGAACCCCCTTCGAGGTCGCACCGGGGGCGGCAACCAATACCCTGTTCCTCGGCAACACTTTCAAGGTGGGGATCGGCACCTCTGTACCCGAGGCGAACCTGGACATTTCGGGCCAAAACCCGACCGTCAGCATTCGCCTGAAGAACAATGCGTGGACGCAAGGTGGATTCAGCCTTAATGTGGACAGCTTGGGTGTGTTCTTGAAAGACGAAAACGACGGTAGGACGCCCTTCGCGGTCGACACCGGTGCCCCGACCGATTCCCTCTACATCCGTTCCGACGGCAAAGTCGGCCTGGGCACCTTCGCACCACAGGAAAAGCTGCACATCGTGACCACGACGCCGAACACGGATTCCTTTGCGCTGTTCGACGCGCAGGGGGCCGGGTCCGACTCGGCGTTCCGGATCCGGCAGAACGGCACCATCCCCACCACATGGGAATTCCGCAACCAGCAAAGCTCGGGGCGGCTGAACGTCGGCATCGCGGGCGGCAACACGCCGTTCAAGATCGACAACACCGCCGCCAACAACCTGCTGCGCCTTGGCCGCAACGGCCGCCCGGACGAGGTCGTGGTGACCGGCACGCTTGTCGTCAACAACACCGAGATGAACGTGCCTGACTACGTCTTCGCCGATGATTACGCCCTCCGGCCCCTGGCCGAGGTCCGCGCCTTCATCGACGCGAACAGCCATCTGCCGGAGGTGCCCTCCGAGGCCGAGATCAGGGCGGAGGGCGTCGACCTGACCCAGATGCAGATGACCCTGCTGAAGAAGGTCGAGGAACTGACGCTTTATACGCTGGAGCAGGACGCCACGATCGCAGACCTGAAGGCAAAGGCCGCCCGAAGCGAGGCCCAGGCCGCGAAGATCGAGGCATTGGAGGCACGACTGACGCAGCTCGAGGCAACACGCTGAGCGCGAACAGTCTCCTCCTCAAGGCTGCCGCGCCGTCATCCGGCGTGGAGGAGACTGTCGCTTTACCTGCCGTGTTTTGGCGCTAAGCTGGCCACCGAAGCAAGCGGGAGGCACGGCATGCGGCTGCGCGTCAACGGAGCGGATCACGAGGTGGATGTCGAAGACGACATGCCGCTGCTGTGGGTCCTTCGAGACGAACTGGGGATCACCGGGCCCAAGTACGGGTGCGGAATCG is a genomic window of Sulfitobacter alexandrii containing:
- a CDS encoding TMF family protein, with the translated sequence MISFQYIRHFRSIPSLAVGLAMSVGAAQADQVIPDDLIVVRDLCVGSAQCEDGEAFGNTDLKIKSFSPQLQFFDTSIGAPSWSILTNRDSLPGFTIQHDDSGRTPFEVAPGAATNTLFLGNTFKVGIGTSVPEANLDISGQNPTVSIRLKNNAWTQGGFSLNVDSLGVFLKDENDGRTPFAVDTGAPTDSLYIRSDGKVGLGTFAPQEKLHIVTTTPNTDSFALFDAQGAGSDSAFRIRQNGTIPTTWEFRNQQSSGRLNVGIAGGNTPFKIDNTAANNLLRLGRNGRPDEVVVTGTLVVNNTEMNVPDYVFADDYALRPLAEVRAFIDANSHLPEVPSEAEIRAEGVDLTQMQMTLLKKVEELTLYTLEQDATIADLKAKAARSEAQAAKIEALEARLTQLEATR